The DNA window ccacatggatgtaaattgacaatctgtacccacagtttaaaatcTGTCCCGACGGATTGTAAAACCgtgcacacagtttatttaattttctctcaccGGAACCTAGGGGGGCTCCGTAGAAAAAGTTgcttgttttgggcttgttttcacaggtctggttgcttatttgtctcgcgagatctggcaacactgcacattggctgtttgtttctacctctcccctcctggaagtctcggaccttccgccgcccgcctccgccttgattaaacgctgacaataaaataaaagagggagacaagttttcctattttatcttattttgttatatttctccctctcctctcgctagaagcatcggacctcccgccgcccgcggAGGTCTTCCTTTCCGCGGATCACCCAGGGTGCACgcccagcctgttaaatagcctggctgtaaccataacaactgtgtgacacaaactcagtgcttagtaattaaaaaatgttgggctcggtcgggttcggacagaaatatgtggcccgtgccgcactctaatggaaatgcacatgaccttttttttttttacaatctaggaaccgttaCTCCAAATGTGATAGAACCGGTTCCGGAATCGGCactttggacccggttccaaaaaagaaccggatccggatcccaaccctaccaataatatacatttattacattaaatgagagtgaatctttCTGTAGACAATCAGATGGTTGTTCTACTTTGTGTGACTGACGCTATTAGTTTTAGTTAAAATACAATTCCTCTGAGCAAACTGCTCCTACGTGCTTGATTGACAGGAGAGATGATCAGAGGGGCAGAGTTTTTACCACCATAGTTAAGACTGGGACTGAAGTATGGGTagagtttctcagtgaaggAGCAGCCAGTAAAGGAGTAGATAAGAGCTGCAGCATCAACATCATAAAAGGAGACCAGACCCTCCTCATAATCCACAAACACCCCCACCTTCTCAGGCTGAGACTTCAGAGAGAGATTGACTGGAGGGCCAGCAAAAGCTTTGTACTCATTTTCATTCCTCAAACATATCGTCCAGTAACCATTCTGAGGAGTCGCTCTGATCTTTCCCTTCCTGTTGATCAACTCTCTGACCACTCCTAAATCCCAGTCAGTCTTCCCTTTAACCTGAACCTCATAATAAAATCTTCCTGAAGAGAAACTCTGCTTTGCTAAGACACAGGCACAATAATCAAATCTCTCTGGATTGTTTGGGAGATTCTTCTTTACATCACCATGTTTAACTTGTTTTCCATCATCAGACAGGATGAGTTCAGGATGTGCTGTATCAGGATCGAGGGTCACATCCACTGCAGACTGCTGGACCCTCTTCAGCTCGACCTCAAACAGCTTCTTCATCTGTTTACTGAGCGTCTCCTCCAGCTGACTCACAGCTCTCCTCACAGTCCCCTCATATGAAGGTGGACGGACGCTGACCTCTGTCCAGTCCTTGGTGGGTGGAGCAGTGTTCAGGGACATGAAGctttggaggaggtggaggtggtctTCAGAGCTTGAGAGCTGCTCCACCTCAGTGCTCCTCTTCTTCAGCTCAGAGATTTCCTGTTCCAGCTCTTTGATGAAGCCTTcagcctgtttctctgtctttctctgcttctctttgatCGTGTCCATGAGCTTGGCCTGGCTTCTCTCAACAGACTCCTTCAGAGcggtgaagacctgaacaccatctgctatctctctgtctgcGTCTTCCTTACTGAGCTCCACTGAGTGTTTGATCTCCTCAATCTTCAGTCGTCTCTTCAGGATCATCTGCTGAATTTCAGTCTCTGTCTTCCCCAGCTCGGCCTTCTTTCCTTCATATTCTTCTCTCAGAGGAACAACATCATGTGTCTTGTGGTCTAAAACAGTGcagagcatgcagacacacatctgGTCGGTCTTACAGAACAGCTCCAGCAGTTTATCGTGCTTCAGACACATCCTGCCTTCCAGGTTCTCCACAGGGTCGATCAGCTGATGTTTCTTCAGGCCTGATCTTGTCAGATGAGGCTCCAGGTGAGTCTCACAGTAGGATTCCAGACACACCAGGCAGGACTTCAGGGCCTTCAGTTTGGTTCCAGTGCAGACGTCACAGGGAACTTCtcctggtttggaaacttgttgctctgagctgctgctgctggctttctGTTGAGCTGACTGTCTGAACTGAGCAGCCATCTCAGAGATGAAAGTGTTGACCTGCAGCTCAGGTCTGGTGTAGAAAACCTTCTTACAGTTTGGACACTGATAGGGGACATTAATATTCCAGTGTTCAGTGATGCAGGTTTTACAGAAGTTGTGTCCACATGGTGTGCTGACTGGATCAGTGAACACatccagacagatggagcaCAGAAACTGATCTTCAGTCAGCAGACAGCTGGCAGCAGACATATTGACACTCTGAGGACACAAAGTGAGAAACATCAAAACTGTgattacatgttgttttttatttgtttactaTAATCAAACTATGATCAATGTAATATAAGCATCCTGAATTCTGTTGTTATAAGAATTTGCTGTGAGTGAAGGAGAGCTCAGATGTGCACTTCAGCAGTGGTATTTCTATGAGATCATCAAGCTCAGAGAATAAATGATAACGTGGAGATCTTCATTCTAAAACATTTACTCTGACTGCCTGCAGAAAAAATACTATTTCTCAAAATACTACTCAAACTAAAGTTGCCTCGTGGTTGTCTGCCTCAGCACagcagtcaagtttctcttacagtttacatccacatctgtaaaacatagatgcttcacacatcttccctccggcagcacagaagatctatacaatcagcatagtttcaagattagagtcaccaattcagtatctgaccaaatgtctctcctcctgttcctgagatatgacctTTAATAATGTCCAGAAaactgcagaacattatgatgtcacagtgaagttgacctttgaccttttagatataaaacattattttatccttttagacatttgtgtgaaattctgtcataatttacatatgaattcttgggttatggccaaaacatgttttgtgaggtcacagtgacctttgaccaccaaattcattcagttcattgttgactccaagtggacgtttgtgccaaatttgaagaacttCCCACAAGGCATTTTTGAGATGTCACGTTGACCAGAATGGGTGGGACGGACGACTTACAGACGACACagaacataatgcctccatCCACGGCTGtcaccagcacagaggcatCAAAATGACATTATAATCTTCAACCTGAATCTAATTATTAAGACATTAGTAAACATTAACCTGCACACATTCAtcagaaacacagaggagatataataagacacaaaaacatgagagagagatggaaagtaactaagtacattcaTTACAGTACTGTACTAAGGTactattttgagatactttagttgagtatttccatgtttttgctactttatacttctactttgGTAAAAACATCTCAGAGAGACACATTCTACTTATTCCTCCACTACATTAATTTAATATCATTAATGactttacagattcagattaagaataaaaattataatcaacaaataaatccTGATGTATTATTATCAGTTAAGATATTATTGACCCCGGGGGGAATTTACAAACCACCCAGCAGTgtataaagtcattaaaattagctccactGTTAACAGCTTcatcattaaagtgatgaacacattaatgcatcaataattataatcctgTAATATAGTATATTTTTCTGAAACTGGACGTTCTGGGTAATGAGtcattttacttttggtacttttagtttgatgctaatacttgtgtatttttattgcAAATCAAATAGtgactgcaggacttttactgtaacaaagtatttctacactgtggtattactacttttacttcagtaacagatgtgagtacttcttccaccgcTGGTTCATATTGATGTAAACTCACACTTAGACGTTGTTGCAGCCTGAAGTGATTTTAATCCATGGTCACGTTCATGCTCTATATGTGTTCATGTATATGGGCTAAAATCTACAGAAAAAACTCCTCACAATCCTGAAAATATTAGACAGCCTAATATGTAAGTATGAGCACACTGAATGTCAACATTTATTAAACTAATATAGCTGAAACAGTAAAAAGCCGTTTCTGAAAGGCTGAATGCATCAGATATGGACTTGAAGCAGAACATTTCAttagataaaaacatgttgtggATTTTAGAAATTAttacattgttttttgttttgttttgtttttcaattaattttgacttttggacttCACAATGCTCTTGAGTGACTGGAAATGTTTGGAATCCTCTGGAGTCCTCCGTTAGCTGTGCCGGTGACACGGCGCTACCATCTTAATAATACATATGAAGTTTGAGGATGTGGGAGCTAAATCTGTTTGtggaaaaattatttttatattagtCGTAACAAGACTGAGCTAGCTGTGCAGTTTGGTGTTTATATATGAGGTATTATTTAGTTTGAGAAACCTGACCATCTCTAGAAGCTCTTGTTGGCTGGCGGACTCAACAGGGACTAGAAAACGAGTCTGTAGGTCGTTACTAAGGTTCCACCTACTTGCTGGAGTAGTAAACTAGGTTTCATTACATTCTTTTCCAGTTATTAGTCAGACCCAGTGTATCTCCATGGAAACGGACACAACTGTGGCAAACAGTTTTTCATTTTGAGAGCTAACTGCCCCtcaacatgaaaacattttgattatatattttattttgttggtaaTAGTTGTAAAATCACAATATGACTCTCAAGGCTGGGCTTTAACGTCTCAAATAACGTTAAAGCCCAGCCTCTGGTGTAATATTGCATATAAGACACAGTTTCAGTTTTGTGaaactttaattatttttgtaaaaatgcaTAAAAGGAGATTTCACTGTGTTTTTCACACATGGACCACATTGGACCTGGTCCAGATCAAACACCAGAGATTCACTGCAGTTCATTTTGCATCTTCACAAATAAAGTCAAGGGTTCACAAATctgaaactgtgttttaaataatattCAGCCTCTCTGGGAAAATCTACTCCAGATTTGACCTGTCTAAGTGGGTTTTGATCTGGACCTGGTTTCATGTGGTCTCGAGgtgaaaaacaaagtgaaagctcacatttttgtatttttacaaacagaaaaaaaaatcacaaatttgaaTGTGGGTTTCAGACAATATAAAGGCTTTACCTAAAATGTCTCACATGCATTCACAACAGTAGGAGCTGCAAGAAGCCGAAGATCGGTCGCTCAGcaatgtattttacatttcccTTAACTTTCCCCTTAACTGCTGACTCAGAATTTAACTTCTGTTACTGTCACATCACACATGAAATAACATAATGACACTGATACACTGCTGCTTATATTGTTATTGGAGTGAATTTATTGTTGAAGTAGACGAATCATTTTAATATCAACTGAACACATGTATTACAGTTTACTGGGATATAGTTAGCCAGTGTTTgtctttattatttgttttgttgaagCGTCTGAGGAAGTATAGTGAAATAAAATCTCCTTCTCCATTTGCCCTGTCTACAGCTCTGAGTGTAACTTCCTGTCTGAGTTGAGCTCAGGTTTTGAGTTCATACAGGTAAACAGGCCTGTAAATGAGCTTGAAGCTAACGCTAGCTGTGACTGTAGTTCAGTCACTGTGCTTTGGTTTTTACCTCTGTTTTGTATTTCTGGCTAAATTcacatgttgtttttatctaAACTGACACATTTCTATGGTATAATATTCTTTATAAGGTAAAACAGATGTAAAACAGTCAGATTGTGGTTTGAACTAAACTTTGAGCAAATATTTAGTGTATTTTGTCTCTGTAGGACAGTGAACTCaccagtgtttgttgttgagaaAAACCTGCTGGATTCACTTGAATGTTTCTttccagagaaacagagagactcgtctccactgcagctctgctgtcactcacacacactttcactttcacttcaggtcatgtgactgtgaAGCTCTCCTCTTTCACTGTTGCTCCACCTCTCAGTGGGCCGTCACCAagagggagaggtggaggaagtattcagatcctttactgaagtcaaagtactaataccacactgtgacaATACTCCACTACAGGTAAAAATCCTCTCTTCAAATCCTTCCCTCAGTAAAAGTTTGATCAGGAACATTTATTATAAGTATGTGTAAAATGACTGATAGTGCAGTAAAGTGTTccctgctgtcagtgttttattctatctgatgtttttggattaatattcctgctgcattaatgtgtatgtgtcattttactgctgtacaTGTTTCAGGTTGAGCTCATTTGAACTCCTTTATATCCTGTTGGggagtttaatctacagcaatgcatcatggtCTATAACATCATCATATGTCTGTAGCgtggctgtcctgtgagaaccacgTGTCTCTAAGAGTTTTCTGAGGTGATTTATTAAGTTTAAAGAATAAATTAGTAAAGACAGAGGAAAAGTTCATCACAGAGTTTTTATGTGTTAAAGactttgattttaaagtttGATCCTGTGACCTCTCAGTTTCAGGTCACACAGCCCGCAGGTTGTCCTCTCTTCCCCCGAGAggtggagagcagagatggATGAGTCCGACAGGAAGCTCCTCTCCAGCCCGTGATGGATGCTGCTGCCTCTGACGCTCAGGCTGCAGTGAGGGAACACGGCGGCTccatgatgaggaggaggagggtgtaggTCAGGGTTATATATAGAAAACAGATGATGAGGTTTTTGCTCCGCCCTCTCTGTGATGCATGATGACAGCCTCTCCAGCTGTGTCCACTCAGGTGATGTCATCTAAAATGGACGATGGGCGAAGCGGCAGAGCAGCTGTCCCAGCACAGCACCGCGCGCCCCAGTAAATTCACCACAGCTGGAAGACGAGACCAGACAGGTCAGactgaaggtcaaaggtcagaatACATTAATGGAGAGCGGGGGATGTGTTCACTAAACATTTCAAAGCTAAAATAAAAGCTCTTAAGAGTtattcacaaaatattttagtGCTTAAAGAAACTCTAAAGTCCAGAGAACGAAAAACAGACATATTCAGCTTCAGCATCCATCAGAGATTCAACAAaaatgcagagacacagagagagtctCCTCAGAGTCAGGAGCCAGTTTTCTcattaagtatgacacttaaggcttaatttctccttagctgaggtCCTTACTTAAGAGCATTGTGCAGAGTCCCATAGACAGTTCCCTTAGTTTAGGTAAAAAATCATTAAGACGTTTACTGCATTGAGAGAGATTTTACAGCCAGCAGATTCCACAGTTTCCGTGGTAaccgtttgtttgtttgcactcACACTTTTGATACCTTAGTCTTGTGTGCAATGGTTTCACTAATTTtaagggattccttaagtatgaGATCAAGAAAGGAGAAAATCTTATACTAAAGTGAACACTTGAAGATCATCCGGAGGagaagttttgttttgtgcGGCTGGGACCGGTTGTACAAAACACCTTAGGTTTTCGCCCacttaaggcttaatttctcctcaGCTGAGGGACTCACACAGTAGCACAGAATCCCTTCAAAGTTTTCCTTAGTGAGGGAAAAACATTAGCTCATTTACTGCATTGAAAGAGATGGCCAATAGAGagtgaaaaaatggcagaagaaaagaagacaagaaaaccaaactggtcagaggaggaaaagattaaacttctggaggaatacaatcatTGAATACACAAACTACAAAATAATTTTGATCCCCAAacaccagaaaacaaaaaactataACAGGAAGaaactgaccctttgctaagtcccacccctggatgcagactggccaatcacaaCATAGCATCAGGCCGGCTTGAACGTTTTTTGACTTCCCCCTGAGATCCCTGCCTGTCCAGCGacagaggtccaggtgctggcagcagcacgggggtgaagccaaacactgttcatctgcacacactgtgatgccacacagctggttcagtatcagcaaagtttccctttatatgcattgtgttgtgtggcgatcagcagtaatgtggtggttcacttttacactgtgatctgtagcctatagttcggctttagcttctaactatctttgtctttttaacctgttgttgctgctgagtcagtttgacatcctggatatatccttcaaacacagactgtagacccctctgtctgcttctctctgggatcactgtttcattttcccAAATATATGAtattaatatttcttcagggagtgcagttagttacagtgtgggctccacgcttactctgacagcttgtcggaccatcacaaagaggCGGAGCTTAGTGAACattaattcagtcaaatcttaaatctaaaaaaggtgttttttttaattttttgttttcatttaccaCCATAAAAttggtcatgttgcagttaagatagaCTCAGAGGGAccttaagtttgtttttgttttttacctggctatggttgctaaggtcttttgtgcagcGGTcaagggattccttaagtataagtccaagacaaggagaaaatcataaacacttcaaatcttaacttaaggtgttttgtgggCCTCAGATTTTATTTAAGAAAATCTTAACTAGGAccttaaggaaaatcttaactcaaGGTGTTCTGTGCAAGCCGCCCCAGATTTTATTTAAGAAAACCTTAACTAGGAccttaaggaaaatcttaactcaaggtgttttgtgcaagcCGCCCCAGATTTTATTTAAGAAAACCTTAACTAGGAccttaaggaaaatcttaactcaaggtgttttgtgcaagcCGCCCCAGATTTAAGAAAACCTTAACTAGGAccttaaggaaaatcttaactcaaggtgttttgtgcaagcCGCCCCAGATTTAAGAAAACCTTAACTAGGAccttaaggaaaatcttaactcaaGGTGTTCTGTGCAAGCCGCCCCAGATTTTATTTAAGAAAACCTTAACTAGGACCTTAAGGAAAATCTTGCAACCTGCCCCAGAGGTTTAATCTCTTTCAGACCGTTTTAATAATCTGTTGCAGATGCCAAAAAAAACGTCAATAAATAATCagcaataattttaaaataaaaaatgatccCACTGCCTTTGTGCTGCGTTCAATGTTTCCCCACCCACGGGAGTTGTGAGTACTCTGatttgaaacacacaaacattaattAAATGTAGCACGAGTGAAAACTAAGATGAACCCAGCAGACTGAGTTTGTAACGTCACTGCAACAAGTAGTTCAACTGCTGTGAAGGTAAAGTCAGGAATTTAAAATCAGTCTGATTTTACTGAGCAGCTGAAGGTTTGAGTTGAGATTTTATCGGCTCAAATTAATCTCATATcaaagaaaaatgactgaaccTGAAACACAATAAGCCTCTCATAGACACCTGAGACAAACTCCACTCACACTGAGGGAGAGAGCAGTGAGTGCAGCAGCAGCGCCCCCTGCTGACTCTGGATGAAGCAGCACAGCCTGGAACGAGACATCTTCTCTATCAGGGAGACGCTCtggaaaatgtcaaaataatatTCAAATGTCTTTGAAAACGTGGAGTTTGTCTTGTGTGTTCCCACTGATTAACCACAAAAAGTtacataaatgtttttgtttctatcaaataaaaacaaataaatgaaaagaaaatctataaaatttgtttttcaagAAATAAATTAAGTTAAATGAAGTATATTTATTTGTTGAGCACCATCACAGTCCTGGTTGCCAAACTGACCCTGACCcactgtgtgttgttttttatgtgtgtggttTTATTTTGCAGGTATCAGTTTTCTGCGTTTTGGTTGTCAGTAATAAGTGATAAGCCTGTTTTAATGGATGATTAAAATGAACCTTGTGCTTTACAAAGACAGGTTAAATACAATTTAAccaaataatcaaataaaagcAGATTTTATATTCACATAATTAATCAGCACTTTAACTCAGCTGTGACGCCTCTTATAAGCTTCACCTTAACTTCACACACTATTTGTATTTAAACAGTGACATccatgtaaatatgtttaaaatacACTTTACAGAAATGTGAATATATCCTTGAAATGTGATCATCAGTTCTGTTATTAAGAataaatttgaggtacttgcactttacttgagtatttctatttaTGCTACTTGATACGTCTACTTCACGACATCTCAGAGTGAAGTTAAATAATAATACCTGACATGATGTAGGACAGAACCCAGTGTTAAAGATTAAACCTATTTGTCTTGTGGCCGCTCATCCTCTGACTCCTTGCTGTATTTCAGAtgtctgttagctgttagcagctccaCCAAAGAGACGTTCCTCCTCCAAACTTCTCAGATGGTTTTAAAGGTCTAGCGTGAAAGATTTctgaggatatattggcagaaagaTAATAAGtcagttttcttcagtgtataatcacctgaaaataagaatcgttgtgttttcattgcctTACAATGAGATATTTATACCTACACATACTGTAGGAAGCAGGTCTTTGTCtgcagagatcaccatgttgcaccgccatgtttctacagtagccctgaggagacaaaccaaacactggctctagatgggatATTTGTGTTCTTGCGTCGGCCACCATAGTCggcagcccctctgcaatgagcagcatcacaaaaacactgatttttaacttgaaattaatttattcagtgttttcactggtttaaatcacctggagTCTCATTTGTAAACATTGTGTATGCACAAAACATGGCCTGGatgaggcgtacgccacttcctgTTGGAGACTGGAAAATAgcgacacagatggtgaggtggaagacTGATTTTAGAAACTGTCAagtatttttggcttttgtccgtacgtacatttttagtgtGGATCTgacgcattgttttataaatgaaaccccaggtgtttttgttttggagagggagaTACCTCTGCCGATAATTCAGCTTCTGGTGAAAACCACGTCAAGATCTTCAGGGGATAGTCATGATTTTTTGAAgcggggttgtatgaggtacttatcagtgtagtacatacagtaaatgtcagtCGGTACGGCCCCAGattggagaaacaggctggagtctgaGCCAGACGTTAAGCaatactgctgtggatgggtcagcaataaaacaaacaccttTTAAACACCTAGAAAAAGTCCCACCGACAACAATTActgtcagtttaagtgtacatcATATTGAGGGTATTGTTACCACCGTATCCATTCTGTCAGACAGCAATTaaaactgaagccattatacTGCTTtcatcaaagccagactccattgagaagaacggtgatttaacatttattatgTGACTTTGGCGTTTAAAAGACTTGATTCAGATTTACCAAAGTCACAAAACAACATAAGTGATGGgagcagcagtagaccaacagctcccgtgttcagtgagcaaaaattactgtttttctcagtctGGTGGTTTTGATTGAGCATAAATGTGAAACTGAAGCTGCTAACGGCTTTCCCGTCTGAATGGCCTGTCCACTGTAGGTAagacactgactatggataagtacctcatacagcatgctgaaggaattctaactagaagtttcatctggttgcagtatgcagtcctcaccactagatgccac is part of the Epinephelus lanceolatus isolate andai-2023 chromosome 5, ASM4190304v1, whole genome shotgun sequence genome and encodes:
- the LOC117262594 gene encoding E3 ubiquitin-protein ligase TRIM21-like, with the protein product MSAASCLLTEDQFLCSICLDVFTDPVSTPCGHNFCKTCITEHWNINVPYQCPNCKKVFYTRPELQVNTFISEMAAQFRQSAQQKASSSSSEQQVSKPGEVPCDVCTGTKLKALKSCLVCLESYCETHLEPHLTRSGLKKHQLIDPVENLEGRMCLKHDKLLELFCKTDQMCVCMLCTVLDHKTHDVVPLREEYEGKKAELGKTETEIQQMILKRRLKIEEIKHSVELSKEDADREIADGVQVFTALKESVERSQAKLMDTIKEKQRKTEKQAEGFIKELEQEISELKKRSTEVEQLSSSEDHLHLLQSFMSLNTAPPTKDWTEVSVRPPSYEGTVRRAVSQLEETLSKQMKKLFEVELKRVQQSAVDVTLDPDTAHPELILSDDGKQVKHGDVKKNLPNNPERFDYCACVLAKQSFSSGRFYYEVQVKGKTDWDLGVVRELINRKGKIRATPQNGYWTICLRNENEYKAFAGPPVNLSLKSQPEKVGVFVDYEEGLVSFYDVDAAALIYSFTGCSFTEKLYPYFSPSLNYGGKNSAPLIISPVNQARRSSLLRGIVF